In the Diospyros lotus cultivar Yz01 chromosome 13, ASM1463336v1, whole genome shotgun sequence genome, ATTTCTTTAACCATAAATACCAACTAAACTGATTTTTTGGtcgtgaaaatatttttattttttaattgttaaaattgtttatatatgttttaattttttcaaaatacgATGCAGTTATTAGCGATTAAtataaatgtttgaatattaaaaacaaGTAGATTAAATGCACCTAAAGGAGTCTCCTAAGAGCACTCTTAGGAGACTCCTTTTATATGGTGGTGCTGGTAGAAAtggttttaaaatgaattattaattttatatttttgttgtttgtaCTTTTGTCCTTTTTTAGTgtgtttatttgaatttttattattttaattacacttatatacttatatttttaaatcattttaacccttatactttgatatttttttcatgtgacaATCCGAgcttttcgttattttgattatactactgtatttgtattttttaattaattaatctttatatttttatgtgtaattttttttttaaattaactgatcttatttttttacacattaaaatatatgagttgaattgacttaaaaatatatgtatagagatgtaattaaaacaagaaaaagttcgaattgttacataaaaaaataaaatataaggattaaattaatttaaaaatataaatataatgatgtaattaaaataataaaattaatcaaatcatacaaaataatgtatgagatgtgacatttttacCCTTGCcttatgatatttcaaaacaaaaaaccctaagcatttttatgaattttttatttggactcttaattatttttaaatatacaagattaaaaaattatttacttttaataataataataataataattattatgattattatataataagagTAGTTGAGTTGTGGATAAAATTCAGACTTGTCTGCCGTTCCCCGTTTGCAAGCAGTCATCCGTCCCGTTCCAGGGCAATTTTCCTCTGCAACCGTAACCCAGTACTGTCGCCTTCTTCCGGAGTAGCTCCCTCCAATACAATTACTTttgtaaatagaaaaattaattgtttcataatataatttaaaaatcaaaattaaaattaaagttaagCTCCTAATAAATAATGCAACGTTGTAtttatatctaataataatGTCAATACATACTTTTCTACTATATTTATTCgatattttttccaaattcgAGTTTATACATAAGATTGATTTTTAAATGGATTAAGATTTTTTGATTTGGTTCCCATCAAAATTTAAACAACCCTAAAAGTTTAGGTAATTTATCATAACATAATGATATTACTAGAACTAATGATATTTGTTCCTAACATATATAATGGTGAGCCGATGGAGTAAATTACCTATTTTTACTAGAGGAGACGCACATGATCAgattaattacatcaataattactcaactttgcattctattattatttggtcactgaattttgaaatgttacttgttagtcattaatatttcaaaattgttattacttagtcactaaactttaaaatattatttactagtcgctaatattttaaaatcgttTCTTACTCGTCACTcgttagtcactgaactttaaattcACGAGTGACGGATGagaaacagttttgaaatattagtgattagtaggtaacattttaaaatttagtgactaaatagtaactgttttgaaatatttgtgattaataagtaatatttcaaaatttaatgatcAAACAGTAACAGAATATAAAGTTGAATGATTATTGGTGTAAAAGtctttaattattgatattttaaaataagtaaattgGAATTTATATACCTTTGGGGGGATGGTGAGGAGTTTGTGATGCATGCATTGACGGCAGACTGCACAGCGTGACGAGTGCAGACAATCCCACACTCCTCTCCACAGCCACGTACAGCCCACAGTGTGAAGGCATTGAACCCTCTATTATTCATCTTCAACTTGGCCCTTTCTTCCTCCCCTCTCCCTATTTAATTGATGGATTGATTCCCCCACCACCCCGTGCTGGTCGTCTTCTCCAACGCACCGCTTCACAATCTCACCTGATCCCAAGCCACGCCAACAATGGTACTGTCTATCTTCATTATCCATATATATGATCTCCTCTTCGCTTCTCTCTtctaattcattcattcattcaccgctagctaattaattaaaccctgatatatatatagccggctcattttttgttttcaggAATCGCAGCAGCCGGCGGAAACCTGGGACGGCTATGTCGACTGGCGGAACAGACCGGCACTCCGGCGCTTCCACGGCGGCATGCTCGCCGCATCCTTCGTTCTGGGTAATTAAGcatccattttttattttttacaattcaaGCGTCTAACAGATTTGTTAATTGTTGGCTAATACTGGATCTGCATGTGGGTTTTTTCCCGGCGAATCGGGTCGGCCGGAGCAGGGGTGGAGATTCTGGAGAACTTGGCGTATCTGGCAAGCGCGAGCAACCTGGTGCGTTACATGTCGGAGTACATGCATTTGTCGCCGGAGAAGTCGGCCAATTCGGTCACCAACTTCATGGGCACCGCCTTCCTCCTCGCCATCCTCGGCGGCTTCCTGTCGGACGCTTTCTTCCCCGCGTATCACATCTTTCTGATAAGCGCACTCACCGAGTTTCTGGTAATTCTAAATCTCTCCGATTTCTCGTTCTTTGTGTTATGTGTTATGTAATATAGCcgtgatatatataaatataattatatataagtttGGGAGGAAAACGGAGTGTTCTTGATGAGCAGACATCGATGATCGATGCCGTCGACGAATGGCGTCTCGGCCACCTTTGCCACCCATCTCCTTCACTCCGTGCCACGTCACTCAacatcacaaatttttttttaaaaaaagtaatattatttgtatattttggtTCATTAGGTATATTACCGTTATGTCCTTCGTTCTGAGTTGGAATGgaattatgaatttatgattTGCTTCAATTCAAAACAGGGCCTGATCCTTCTAACAGTGCAAGCTCGGTCGCCGTCGCTGAAGCCGCCAGCATGCGGCGGAGGCGAAAGGCCGAGCAGCCCCTGCTCGGAGGTCAGCGGGTGGAAGGCGGCGATGCTGGGCACAGGCTTGTACTTGGTGGCGTTAGGCGTGGGAGGCATTAAAGGATCGCTGCCGGTACAAGGAGCAGAGCAGTTCGATGACGGCACGCCGGaggggaggaagaagatatCCACGTTCTTCAACTACTTCGTCTTCTGTCTGGCCTCCGGTGCCATAATTGCGGTGACGTTCGTGGTCTGGATTGAGGACAATAAGGGCTGGCAATGGGGCTTTGGCATCGGTACTTTGGCCATAGTTTTGTCGATCCCAGTTTTTCTTGTTGGTTCGTGCTTTTACAGGAATAAGATACCCTCTGGAAGTCCTCTCACAACCATATGCAAGGTAAGAGACCTAAGAGACCAAGAGTATTCACGATGCTCGGGTCGTCATCTAATCTTATATCAATAATCTGCAGGTAACGGTGTTAATTAACCATGTTTAATTTAAGCAGCTGCTCACACTGGTTTGCTTTGCCAAATTTCAACAGGTTTTGTTAGCAGCCGCACTAAACTCTTGCCTAAGAAGCGGCTCAAGCAACGCAATAGCGAGCATGGCCGCCGCCACCACCagccaagaagaagaacaaacaCCAAATAATAATGAATCTCCCTTTGCCACCCCAACAGAGAGCCTCAAGTTCCTCAACAAAGCGGCTCAGAACAAGCCAGCCCACCCAGCCCTGTCCTGCTCGGCGCAGCAAGTCGAGGAAGTCAAGATCGTCCTCAAAATCCTCCCCATTTTCGCCTCCACTATCATCCTCAACGCCTGCCTCGCCCAGCTCTCCACCTTCTCCGTCCACCAAGCCGCCTCCATGACCACCCGGGTCGGCTCACTCCAAGTCCCCCCGGCTTCCCTCCCCATCTTCCCCGTCCTCTTCATCATGATCCTCGCCCCTATCTACAACCACTTCATCGTTCCCTTCGCCCGCAAGGCCACCCGATCCGAAATGGGCATCACCCATTTACAGAGAATCGGAGTCGGGTTGCTCTTCTCCATCCTCGCCATGGCTATCGCTGCTTTAGTCGAAGTGAAGCGCAAGGCAGTCGCCCGGAACAAATCCCTGGTCGACTCTACCAATCCGTTGCCGATTACTTTCTTCTGGGTTTCTTTCCAGTACCTGTTTCTGGGATCGGCCGATCTTTTTACACTGGCCGGATTGATGGAATTCTTCTTCAGCGAGGCGCCGGCGGGGATGAGGTCACTGGCCACGTCGCTGTCGTGGGCGTCGCTGGCAGTGGGGTATTATCTCAGCAGTATCATTGTATCCGTTGTGAATAATGTGACGGCCGCGGGAAGCTCGAACCGGCATCCATGGCTGGCTGGGAGGAACTTGAATCATTATCGGCTGGATCGGTTCTACTGGCTGATGTGTGGGCTGAGTGGACTGAGTTTCTTCAACTACCTCTTCTGGGCTAGGCGGTACAAGTACAGGTCGAAAGGCCTCGAGAAGTGATATGGTCGAATTGTTTGTGTCATCGCGCTGTGTTTATATTAGTTGCagtatatcttcttcttcttcgtttgtCGTCAGGGTGGtgtaatatatacatatgcagactgatacatatttatatataatataaaatatataatcttaattttatattaaatttagctATTTTGTGTTACCATCCAGTATCATGGGGATGTAGCTCAGATGGTAGAGCGCTCGCTTAGCATGCGAGAGGTACGGGGATCGATACCCCGCATCTCCACTAATtcaataatttagtttttaaattttatctgtTTGTATTGATGTGTGTACATAAttgctttttttgtttttgcccaTTGTAATTACAATTATCTCCTTAAATGCGTGTTAATTTGTTGAGCGTGGACGTTTCAATTTTGACCGATCGTGATTTATTTTGGGTCGCAGTGAGTGAATCCGAAAtatcaagagaaagaaaataaaaataacagataTAAGTGAACATAAGGAATTTTCACATGGTTCGGCCAAAACGGTGCCTATTCCACGAATGTACtctaattattctttttgttcCCCTTTGTGATATTTCTgactcctatttataatgaggggcatttataatttgcataagatataaaaatataaaaatgatataatgggggacaaacagttcttatctTCTATATAAAATCgagagtgggatcctcattatgAGGACTATGATTCGTCTTAGATAAAGTAAGTGGATCCCTATCTCTGACTGTTCAGCAGCCTTGTTGTCCATGCAAATTGGAAGTTTCAGGCCAGCGAACTGAATGGTTGGGCCAGCGAACTAGAGACTTTATTGGGAGCTCGTTAAATCGATTTCTAAGAGTTTGTTGGAAGCCTTACCGGGAGTTTGCTTGATTTTGCGATATGAGCTTAGATTTTAGGGGTGTATGAGTTTTCTTTAACGAGGTCGCTTGAATCTTCTGGGCTCCAGATAATTAGCCTAGTTCACTGAACTGAGTCTAACCCATAAGAAGTAGTAcgagaaatacatataacattgTTATATAAGTAAACTCAATAGCTAAAGCGATAC is a window encoding:
- the LOC127788012 gene encoding protein NRT1/ PTR FAMILY 4.6 isoform X1 translates to MESQQPAETWDGYVDWRNRPALRRFHGGMLAASFVLGVEILENLAYLASASNLVRYMSEYMHLSPEKSANSVTNFMGTAFLLAILGGFLSDAFFPAYHIFLISALTEFLGLILLTVQARSPSLKPPACGGGERPSSPCSEVSGWKAAMLGTGLYLVALGVGGIKGSLPVQGAEQFDDGTPEGRKKISTFFNYFVFCLASGAIIAVTFVVWIEDNKGWQWGFGIGTLAIVLSIPVFLVGSCFYRNKIPSGSPLTTICKVLLAAALNSCLRSGSSNAIASMAAATTSQEEEQTPNNNESPFATPTESLKFLNKAAQNKPAHPALSCSAQQVEEVKIVLKILPIFASTIILNACLAQLSTFSVHQAASMTTRVGSLQVPPASLPIFPVLFIMILAPIYNHFIVPFARKATRSEMGITHLQRIGVGLLFSILAMAIAALVEVKRKAVARNKSLVDSTNPLPITFFWVSFQYLFLGSADLFTLAGLMEFFFSEAPAGMRSLATSLSWASLAVGYYLSSIIVSVVNNVTAAGSSNRHPWLAGRNLNHYRLDRFYWLMCGLSGLSFFNYLFWARRYKYRSKGLEK
- the LOC127788012 gene encoding protein NRT1/ PTR FAMILY 4.6 isoform X2, producing MLAASFVLGVEILENLAYLASASNLVRYMSEYMHLSPEKSANSVTNFMGTAFLLAILGGFLSDAFFPAYHIFLISALTEFLGLILLTVQARSPSLKPPACGGGERPSSPCSEVSGWKAAMLGTGLYLVALGVGGIKGSLPVQGAEQFDDGTPEGRKKISTFFNYFVFCLASGAIIAVTFVVWIEDNKGWQWGFGIGTLAIVLSIPVFLVGSCFYRNKIPSGSPLTTICKVLLAAALNSCLRSGSSNAIASMAAATTSQEEEQTPNNNESPFATPTESLKFLNKAAQNKPAHPALSCSAQQVEEVKIVLKILPIFASTIILNACLAQLSTFSVHQAASMTTRVGSLQVPPASLPIFPVLFIMILAPIYNHFIVPFARKATRSEMGITHLQRIGVGLLFSILAMAIAALVEVKRKAVARNKSLVDSTNPLPITFFWVSFQYLFLGSADLFTLAGLMEFFFSEAPAGMRSLATSLSWASLAVGYYLSSIIVSVVNNVTAAGSSNRHPWLAGRNLNHYRLDRFYWLMCGLSGLSFFNYLFWARRYKYRSKGLEK